A region from the Benincasa hispida cultivar B227 chromosome 10, ASM972705v1, whole genome shotgun sequence genome encodes:
- the LOC120088669 gene encoding serine/threonine-protein kinase EDR1, giving the protein MATALECWSSRASTDEDMVEQVLMRTQDRSEDSKAESSFAVGEKESSTMHKRLQRFSRNVSEAVASLKNSLNLDSVRDPSPTRTEGSKKAVWGSVVRNLTQLYPGSQLPEKLVSNIRKHYDSLPLSYAQAGFDMKDVFLHIKLIEQASVYDHPAILFQEVTNRDVQKPIMKLTFACNSSVSWSAMSGALESAAIRCEKIQIFEKKKFTLGVILFVNLDVQEKLFKSKVENALKLAIKKPKTTTVKLPFGFCGCQEGNTGGKDLREIEDDAVEQNCRSGYENSNLSDNLRIEMPLSTSSFAVTVDEWQTVQSGGHELGKWLLSSENLEFVDQIGPNSFKGVYKGRRVAIEKIKGCEKGVAYKFELRKDLLELMTCGHKNILMFYGVCIDENHGLCVVTKLMEGGSVHELMLKNKRLQTKEITRIAIDVVEGIKFMNDHGVAYRDLNTQRILLDKNGNACLGDMGILTACKNLGEAMEYETDGYRWLAPEIIAGDPESVNETWMSNVYSFGMVIWEMVTGEAAYGAYSPVQAAVGIAACGLRPDVPKDCPSTLKSLMIRCWNNCPSKRPQFSEILSVLLDSNNNNHR; this is encoded by the exons ATGGCGACGGCATTGGAGTGTTGGTCAAGTAGAGCTAGTACTGATGAGGATATGGTGGAGCAGGTGTTGATGAGGACCCAGGATAGATCGGAAGACTCCAAGGCGGAGAGTTCGTTTGCTGTTGGAGAGAAGGAATCTTCGACGATGCATAAACGGTTACAGAGATTCAGTCGGAATGTTTCTGAGGCGGTTGCGTCGCTTAAAAACtctttgaatctggattctgtTCGCGATCCATCACCTACGAGAACTGAGGGGTCTAAGAAGGCTGTTTGGGGGAGTGTTGTACGGAATCTTACTCAGCTCTATCCTGGAAGTCAGTTGCCGGAAAAGCTCGTCTCCAACATTCGTAAGCATTACGATTCGTTGCCTCTCAG TTATGCTCAGGCGGGGTTTGACATGAAAGATGTCTTTCTCCACATCAAATTGATAGAGCAGGCATCTGTTTATGATCACCCTGCAATCTTATTTCAAGAAGTGACGAATCGTGATGTTCAGAAGCCTATAATGAAGCTCACATTTGCTTGCAACTCTTCAGTTTCATGGTCAGCGATGTCTGGAGCGTTGGAGAGTGCTGCCATTCGTTGTGAGAAGATACAGATTTTTGAGAAGAAAAAATTTACTCTCGGAGTCATCCTTTTTGTAAATCTGGATGTCCAGGAGAAACTCTTCAAATCAAAGGTTGAAAATGCTCTAAAATTGGCTATTAAGAAGCCAAAAACCACTACAGTGAAACTCCCTTTTGGATTTTGTGGATGCCAAGAAGGTAACACTGGGGGGAAAGATCTGAGAGAAATCGAGGACGATGCTGTTGAACAAAATTGCAGAAGTGGTTATGagaactcgaatttgagtgacAATTTACGTATTGAAATGCCATTATCTACTTCATCGTTTGCTGTAACTGTCGATGAATGGCAAACAGTCCAATCTGGTGGACATGAGCTGGGTAAATGGCTGCTGAGCTCTGAGAATCTTGAATTCGTTGATCAGATTGGACCCAACTCGTTCAAGGGAGTCTACAAGGGCAGAAGAGTTGCTATAGAGAAGATTAAAGGGTGTGAAAAGGGAGTTGCTTACAAGTTTGAGCTCCGAAAAGACTTGTTGGAGCTGATGACATGTGGGCACAAGAACATTCTGATGTTCTATGGTGTTTGTATTGATGAAAATCATGGCTTGTGCGTGGTAACCAAACTCATGGAGGGCGGATCAGTCCATGAATTgatgctgaaaaacaaaaggcTTCAAACGAAAGAAATAACCAGGATTGCTATTGATGTAGTAGAAGGGATCAAATTCATGAATGACCACGGTGTGGCCTATCGAGATCTTAACACACAGAGAATTTTGTTAGATAAGAACGGCAATGCTTGTTTGGGTGACATGGGCAtactcactgcatgcaaaaacTTGGGAGAGGCAATGGAGTACGAAACTGATGGATATCGTTGGCTTGCTCCTGAG ATTATTGCAGGTGATCCAGAGAGCGTTAACGAGACATGGATGAGTAATGTATACAGTTTTGGAATGGTAATATGGGAGATGGTGACGGGCGAGGCAGCTTACGGTGCATATTCACCGGTGCAGGCAGCAGTTGGTATAGCTGCTTGTGGTCTAAGACCTGATGTTCCAAAGGACTGCCCATCCACCCTGAAATCTCTGATGATCAGATGCTGGAACAATTGCCCATCAAAGCGCCCTCAGTTCTCTGAAATTTTATCAGTGCTGCTGGACTCCAACAACAACAATCATAGATAA